A part of Podarcis muralis chromosome 13, rPodMur119.hap1.1, whole genome shotgun sequence genomic DNA contains:
- the LOC144325361 gene encoding olfactory receptor 14A16-like, with product MNSLVPNTYTMFNQSSGLMEFILHAFSDTQEMETFRFIAFLLIYLLALIENLLIITVISCSPQLHKPMYFFLANLAFQDIGSISVTVPKSLSNSLMNTKTISYSGCICQVFFLILFIGSHLFILGIMAYDRYIAICCPLHYETIMNRKTCVQLAICAWVGGLLYSTIYTGSTFTLEFCSNEINQLFCEIPQLFKIACSDSYLIAFWVICVGASLGFTYFALIVYSYVQIFRAVLRIPSAQGKEKAFSTCLPHLIVISLFLASGSFAYLKPTSGSPSVMDLVLSMFYCMFPPVMNPIIYSIRNRQLKSALWKMTANLFTLFFPNLQRLQH from the exons ATGAATAGTTTG GTACCAAATACCTACACAATGTTCAACCAATCATCAGGACTGATGGAATTCATTTTGCATGCATTCTCTGATACTCAGGAGATGGAGACATTCCGtttcattgcttttctgcttatttatttgttGGCTCTCATTGAAAACCTTCTCATCATCACAGTCATCTCTTGCAGTCCTCAGCTTCACAAACCCATGTACTTCTTTTTGGCCAATCTTGCATTCCAAGACATTGGCTCAATATCTGTCACAGTCCCCAAATCCTTGTCAAATTCCCTGATGAACACCAAGACTATTTCATACAGTGGATGCATCTGCCAGGTTTTCTTTCTCATTCTTTTTATTGGATCTCACTTGTTCATCCTTGGTATTATGGCATATGACCGCTACATTGCCATCTGCTGTCCACTGCACTATGAGACTATCATGAATAGAAAGACATGCGTCCAACTGGCAATCTGTGCATGGGTTGGTGGGCTTCTGTATTCTACAATATACACTGGAAGCACATTCACACTTGAGTTCTGTTCCAATGAAATCAACCAGTTATTCTGTGAAATCCCACAGTTATTTAAAATTGCTTGTTCTGATTCATATCTCATCGCATTTTGGGTTATTTGTGTTGGTGCGTCTCTGGGTTTTACATACTTTGCTCTGATAGTTTATTCTTATGTTCAGATCTTCAGGGCAGTTCTAAGAATTCCTTCTGCCCAGGGGAAGGAAAAAGCCTTCTCAACTTGCTTGCCACATCTTATTGTAATATCCTTATTTCTTGCCAGTGGTTCATTTGCCTATCTAAAGCCAACTTCTGGGTCCCCATCAGTCATGGATCTTGTGCTTTCTATGTTCTATTGCATGTTTCCTCCAGTTATGAACCCAATAATCTATAGTATACGGAATAGGCAACTGAAATCGGCATTGTGGAAGATGACGGCAAATCTATTCACCCTATTCTTCCCCAATTTGCAACGTCTACAGCATTGA
- the LOC144325362 gene encoding olfactory receptor 14A16-like, whose protein sequence is MVPHTHTMFNQSSGLEEFILHGFSDTQGSEIYQFIIFLIIYLIAVTENLIIITVISYSAQLHKPMYFFLANLAFQDFGSISVTVPKSMANALMNSKTISYNGCICQVFFFVLFSGSHFYLLGIMAYDRYIAICCPLHYETVMNRKACIQMAIGAWIAGLLYSASYAVSTFTIEFCSNNINQFFCEIPQLIKIACSESYLIVFWNTCVIASLSSIYIVLIVYSYVQIFRAVLRIPSAQGKEKAFSTCLPHLVVISLYFLIGTLAYLKPISKSLSSIDLVLSVFYCMLPPVMNPLIYSIRNRELKLALWKLISNVFAHFFPQSSMLLRK, encoded by the exons ATG GTACCACACACTCACACAATGTTCAACCAGTCTTCAGGATTGGAGGAATTCATTCTGCATGGATTCTCTGATACTCAGGGATCAGAGATATATCAGTTCATTATATTTTTGATCATATATCTGATCGCTGTCACTGAAAACCTCATCATCATCACAGTCATCTCTTACAGTGCTCAGCTTCACAAACCCATGTACTTCTTTCtagccaatctggcattccaagaCTTTGGCTCCATATCTGTCACAGTCCCCAAATCCATGGCAAATGCCCTGATGAACAGCAAGACCATTTCTTACAATGGATGCATCTGTCAGGTTTTCTTCTTTGTCCTTTTCTCTGGATCTCATTTTTACCTCCTTGGAATTATGGCATATGACCGCTACATTGCCATCTGCTGCCCGCTGCACTATGAGACTGTCATGAATAGAAAGGCATGTATCCAAATGGCAATCGGTGCATGGATTGCTGGCCTTCTGTATTCTGCATCATACGCTGTTAGTACATTCACAATAGAGTTTTGTTCCAACAACATCAATCAGTTCTTCTGTGAAATTCCACAGTTAATCAAAATTGCTTGCTCTGAATCATATCTCATTGTATTTTGGAATACTTGTGTTATTgcttctctgtcctccatttATATTGTTCTAATAGTGTATTCTTATGTTCAGATCTTCAGGGCAGTTCTAAGAATTCCTTCTGCCCAGGGAAAGGAAAAAGCCTTCTCAACTTGCTTGCCACACCTTGTTGTAATATCATTATATTTTCTCATTGGTACATTAGCATATTTAAAGCCAATTTCTAAGTCTCTATCATCAATAGATCTTGTACTTTCAGTGTTTTATTGCATGTTGCCACCAGTCATGAATCCCCTAATCTATAGCATTAGGAATAGGGAACTGAAATTGGCATTATGGAAGCTTATTTCCAACGTTTTTGCTCATTTTTTCCCACAATCATCAATGCTTTTAAGGAAATAA